A genomic segment from Calditrichota bacterium encodes:
- a CDS encoding type IV pilus twitching motility protein PilT: MTQTPSAAAPATSAESAPKKPVYDLTELLTLMIGRGASDLHLTVGTSPQIRIDGDLVALEYPRLSPDDTKELAYGVLTETQRAEFEKQSELDLSFGIKGLSRFRANVYKQRDCVALALRAIPFEIRTFEKLGLPPVVEELADRPNGLCLVTGATGSGKSTTMAAMIDKINKEKPLHILTIEDPIEFIHQHRKSIVNQRQIHSDTVSFQRALKSVLRQDPDVVLIGEMRDKETIEIALTVAETGHLVFGTLHTNSAAQTINRIIDVFPPDQQDQVRTQLALVLQGVICQQLLPKIGGGRVMCCEIMVANSAIRAAIREGKVHQMDSMIQVGGKFGMMTMNQSLLRALQAGTVTREEAISRSNDPIDLESMIKRQMGAAAMSSNYGENEN; this comes from the coding sequence ATGACTCAAACCCCCTCTGCTGCCGCACCAGCCACCTCCGCCGAAAGTGCTCCCAAGAAGCCGGTCTATGATCTGACCGAACTCCTGACCCTTATGATCGGGCGTGGCGCATCAGACCTCCACTTGACCGTTGGAACCTCACCTCAGATACGCATCGACGGCGATCTGGTCGCGCTCGAATATCCCCGCCTATCGCCCGACGATACCAAGGAACTCGCCTACGGTGTGTTGACCGAAACGCAGCGCGCCGAGTTCGAAAAACAGTCGGAACTCGACCTCTCGTTCGGCATCAAGGGACTCTCGCGCTTTCGCGCCAACGTCTATAAGCAGCGCGACTGCGTCGCCCTGGCGCTGAGAGCTATACCGTTCGAGATTCGCACCTTTGAGAAACTTGGTTTGCCGCCGGTGGTCGAGGAACTCGCCGACCGCCCCAACGGGCTTTGCCTGGTGACCGGTGCGACCGGATCGGGTAAATCGACGACCATGGCGGCGATGATCGACAAGATCAACAAAGAGAAGCCGCTTCATATCCTGACCATCGAAGACCCGATCGAGTTCATCCATCAGCATCGCAAGTCGATCGTCAACCAGCGGCAGATTCATTCCGACACTGTATCCTTCCAGCGCGCCCTGAAGAGTGTCCTCCGGCAGGACCCGGACGTCGTGCTGATCGGTGAGATGCGGGATAAGGAGACTATCGAAATTGCCCTCACCGTAGCCGAGACCGGACACCTTGTCTTCGGCACCCTGCATACCAACAGCGCAGCGCAAACCATCAACCGCATCATCGACGTCTTCCCGCCCGACCAGCAGGATCAGGTGCGCACCCAACTCGCGCTCGTCCTGCAAGGCGTCATTTGCCAGCAATTACTGCCCAAGATCGGCGGCGGACGCGTGATGTGCTGCGAGATCATGGTCGCCAATTCCGCCATCCGCGCCGCCATCCGCGAAGGCAAGGTGCACCAGATGGACTCGATGATTCAAGTGGGGGGGAAGTTCGGCATGATGACGATGAACCAGTCGCTTCTGAGAGCATTGCAAGCCGGCACAGTCACGCGTGAAGAGGCGATCTCGCGCTCCAACGACCCCATCGACCTCGAGTCGATGATCAAGCGTCAGATGGGCGCCGCCGCAATGTCCTCAAACTATGGGGAAAATGAAAACTGA
- a CDS encoding type II secretion system protein GspE — MARRRKLGEILIAQGLITKEQLDEGLAQQKQAKKKIGETLIDLGYLTETDVFSALGDQLGVPYVSLSFYSVDSSVINLISEQFARQYKVVPLFRIANSLTLGMVDPLNLAVIDQVVRATGLEVEPSICSQHDIDQAIDHYYGTTSALDEVVQVLGAEEKEEAVDTYSLAAQASDAPIVKLVNLMLAQAVKEKASDIHIEPEESLLRVRFRVDGIMREIYTQPKKLQGAIISRLKIMASLDIAERRVPQDGRIQMMVEGKPIDLRVSTLPTVYGENVVLRILDKSNLQVKLSNLGFGPKEDIIRGMLERPNGLILVTGPTGSGKTTTLYSALNEVSKMDVNTITLEDPIEYRLPLIRQSQVNVKAGMTFAAGLRSILRQDPDIVMVGEIRDAETAKIAVEAAMTGHLVLSTLHTNDAPGALPRLVDMGVEPFLVATATAGVLAQRLVRRICTNCKAGFEPPESTLKAVGLDGQAVALYKGEGCRACSGSGYKGRLGIYEVLAIDETIRDLVIGNASADKIRHAAREAGMLTLREDGIRKALEGLTTLDEVFRVTAAVEA, encoded by the coding sequence ATGGCCAGACGCAGGAAGTTGGGCGAAATCTTGATCGCCCAGGGCCTCATCACCAAGGAACAACTCGACGAAGGACTCGCTCAGCAGAAACAAGCGAAGAAGAAGATCGGTGAAACGCTCATTGACCTCGGCTACCTGACCGAGACCGATGTCTTCTCCGCGTTAGGCGATCAACTCGGCGTCCCCTATGTATCGCTCAGTTTCTACTCCGTCGATTCCAGTGTCATCAACCTGATCTCCGAGCAGTTCGCCCGGCAGTATAAGGTCGTTCCCCTCTTTCGCATCGCCAACTCCCTCACCCTCGGAATGGTCGATCCGCTCAACCTTGCGGTGATCGACCAGGTCGTCCGCGCGACCGGGCTCGAAGTCGAGCCTTCCATCTGCAGTCAGCACGACATCGACCAGGCCATAGACCACTACTACGGCACCACCAGCGCCCTCGACGAGGTCGTCCAGGTGCTCGGCGCTGAGGAGAAAGAGGAGGCTGTCGATACCTACTCGCTTGCCGCGCAGGCGAGCGACGCGCCGATTGTCAAACTGGTCAACCTGATGTTGGCGCAGGCGGTCAAAGAGAAGGCCAGCGACATCCACATCGAACCCGAGGAGAGCCTCCTCCGGGTCCGCTTCCGGGTGGACGGCATCATGCGCGAAATCTACACCCAGCCCAAGAAACTGCAGGGTGCCATCATCTCGCGCCTGAAGATCATGGCCAGCCTCGACATCGCCGAACGCCGCGTCCCCCAGGACGGCCGCATCCAGATGATGGTCGAAGGCAAGCCGATCGACCTGCGCGTCTCGACCCTGCCCACGGTTTACGGCGAAAACGTCGTCCTCCGCATCCTCGACAAGTCGAACCTGCAGGTGAAACTGTCGAACCTTGGCTTCGGGCCCAAGGAAGACATTATCCGCGGGATGCTCGAGCGCCCCAACGGCCTGATTCTGGTAACCGGCCCGACCGGATCGGGCAAGACGACGACGCTCTATTCGGCTCTGAACGAGGTCTCGAAGATGGATGTCAACACCATCACCCTCGAAGACCCGATCGAATACCGCCTGCCGCTGATCCGCCAGTCGCAGGTGAACGTCAAGGCGGGGATGACCTTTGCCGCCGGCCTCCGGTCGATTCTTCGTCAGGACCCCGACATCGTGATGGTCGGTGAAATCCGCGATGCCGAGACCGCCAAGATCGCCGTCGAAGCCGCGATGACCGGGCACCTCGTCCTTTCGACTTTGCACACCAACGACGCGCCGGGCGCTTTGCCGCGGCTGGTCGATATGGGTGTCGAGCCGTTTCTGGTCGCGACGGCGACGGCGGGAGTTCTGGCGCAGCGGTTGGTGCGCCGGATTTGCACCAACTGCAAAGCCGGGTTCGAGCCTCCCGAATCGACCTTGAAGGCGGTCGGCCTCGACGGCCAGGCGGTAGCGCTTTATAAGGGCGAGGGCTGTCGGGCTTGTTCGGGGAGCGGCTACAAGGGGCGGCTCGGCATCTACGAGGTGCTGGCAATCGACGAGACGATCCGCGATTTGGTGATCGGCAACGCTTCCGCCGACAAGATCCGCCATGCCGCGCGCGAGGCGGGGATGTTAACGCTCCGCGAGGACGGCATCCGCAAGGCGCTGGAGGGCTTGACGACCCTCGACGAGGTCTTCCGCGTAACCGCCGCGGTGGAGGCGTGA
- a CDS encoding response regulator has product MAEKKQILVVDDETDMLMAIKMRLEASGFTVHTATDGLEGLNAARRLKPDLIVLDIMLPKMNGYKISRFLKFDEEYRHIPVIMLTALAGEDDRSTGVETGANATSPSRSTRLP; this is encoded by the coding sequence GTGGCCGAGAAGAAACAGATCCTCGTCGTCGATGACGAAACCGATATGCTGATGGCGATCAAAATGCGCCTTGAGGCATCGGGCTTCACTGTCCACACCGCCACCGACGGCCTCGAAGGCCTCAACGCAGCGCGGCGCCTTAAGCCCGACCTGATCGTGCTCGACATCATGCTCCCCAAGATGAACGGCTATAAGATCAGCCGCTTCTTGAAATTCGACGAGGAGTATCGGCACATCCCGGTGATCATGCTCACCGCCCTGGCCGGCGAAGACGACCGCTCGACCGGCGTCGAGACCGGCGCCAACGCTACCTCACCAAGCCGTTCGACTCGGCTACCCTGA
- a CDS encoding response regulator, which translates to MGKMKTEPPATAALSEPPQVAPVMALDGVASAVTAPVPTFTDIPPVGTEGDGDLIAPVVDVTPRILVIDDEEPVLYTMGRILQTEGYEVDMASSGREGLELFRESLHDLVLTDFRLGDITGTDVLREVKQIRSRTAVIILTGYATTESAVEAVRLGASDYLTKPVRMSELTMSVRNQIATVRLNERIEMLGKAVAEERDKLRRHVAELTLLRQLADRMMSALSYREGFELILDFITGQMQADVALIYDLRPGEARLSASSHPTYGELQQLVSIINRHGTTLPDWHGPVTIDLFHDLLPGDDGDAAGNFESSLAVPFFSDGTAVGLIVAASRSDRDFHKRWTEFARQVAGGASEFLDRVKRSVERQQRMTSAIVEHTLDGLVVVDMGRRQTLLNPVARSLLEIPTGQEPSPEEVAERLHCNIQECWQELHAADESQSGRRTVIKHTDLMWRNHKVFLRLDVTLLPESSGDSGAMLIAMHDVTRERAVDEMKNKLISNISHELRTPTAVVKEFISLIMDGVAGDLNANQKQLIEIMKANIERLARLIENLLTLARADTGGFSVVLRPEEIVPLIETVAASLRPKLAKKEMSLTVDLPSDLPLVYADRDAVTQIVTNLIENARKYSPDNTEVSITALAKGNRIEIAVADQGYGIPPGEQENIFKRFHRLVDQNDPRFQEGVGLGLPLVKDLVTRHGGDIWVVSEVGKGSTFYFSLQTAQEGEDTKPA; encoded by the coding sequence ATGGGGAAAATGAAAACTGAACCGCCTGCAACGGCAGCCTTGTCGGAACCGCCGCAGGTCGCGCCGGTTATGGCCCTCGACGGAGTTGCGTCAGCGGTAACCGCGCCGGTCCCGACTTTTACCGATATACCCCCCGTCGGTACAGAAGGCGATGGCGACCTGATCGCACCCGTCGTCGATGTGACGCCGCGCATCCTGGTCATCGACGATGAAGAGCCGGTGCTCTATACGATGGGTCGGATACTTCAGACCGAAGGTTATGAAGTCGATATGGCTTCGAGCGGCAGGGAAGGTCTGGAGTTGTTCCGGGAAAGTCTGCACGATCTGGTTCTCACCGACTTTCGGCTCGGCGACATCACCGGCACCGATGTCTTGCGCGAAGTGAAGCAGATCCGCTCCCGCACCGCAGTGATCATCCTGACCGGTTACGCGACGACCGAGTCCGCCGTCGAGGCAGTGCGGCTCGGCGCCAGCGACTACCTGACCAAGCCCGTCCGGATGTCCGAACTGACCATGTCGGTCCGCAACCAGATCGCCACCGTGCGGCTCAACGAGCGAATCGAGATGCTCGGGAAAGCCGTCGCCGAAGAACGCGACAAACTACGCCGCCACGTCGCTGAACTGACCCTTCTGCGGCAACTCGCCGACCGGATGATGTCGGCCCTCTCCTACCGCGAGGGCTTCGAACTGATCCTCGACTTCATCACCGGCCAGATGCAGGCCGATGTCGCCCTCATCTACGACCTCCGGCCGGGCGAAGCACGCCTCAGCGCCAGTTCACATCCCACCTACGGCGAACTGCAACAACTCGTCTCCATCATCAACCGGCACGGCACCACACTGCCTGACTGGCACGGGCCGGTTACGATCGACCTCTTTCACGACCTCCTGCCGGGTGACGATGGCGATGCCGCCGGAAACTTCGAGTCGTCCCTCGCCGTGCCATTCTTCTCCGACGGCACGGCGGTCGGACTGATCGTTGCCGCATCCCGGAGCGACCGGGATTTCCACAAGAGGTGGACCGAGTTCGCCAGACAGGTCGCAGGCGGGGCTTCGGAGTTCCTCGACCGGGTGAAGCGGTCGGTCGAACGTCAGCAACGGATGACGTCGGCCATAGTCGAGCATACCCTCGACGGACTCGTCGTCGTCGATATGGGGAGACGGCAGACACTGCTCAACCCGGTGGCACGCAGTCTGCTCGAGATCCCGACCGGTCAGGAGCCCTCCCCCGAAGAGGTTGCCGAGCGATTGCACTGCAATATCCAGGAGTGCTGGCAGGAATTGCATGCTGCCGACGAATCCCAATCAGGCCGACGGACGGTCATCAAACACACCGACTTGATGTGGCGCAATCATAAGGTCTTCCTGCGCCTCGACGTTACGCTTCTCCCGGAGTCCTCCGGCGACAGCGGCGCAATGTTGATCGCCATGCACGACGTCACCCGCGAGCGCGCCGTCGATGAGATGAAGAACAAGTTGATCTCCAACATCTCGCACGAACTGCGCACCCCAACGGCGGTCGTCAAGGAGTTCATCTCGCTCATCATGGACGGCGTAGCGGGTGACCTGAACGCGAACCAGAAGCAGTTGATCGAGATCATGAAAGCGAATATCGAGCGACTGGCGCGCCTGATCGAAAACCTCCTGACGCTGGCGCGCGCCGACACCGGCGGCTTCAGCGTCGTCCTGCGGCCGGAAGAGATCGTCCCGCTTATCGAGACGGTCGCCGCGTCCTTGCGTCCGAAACTTGCCAAGAAGGAAATGTCGCTTACGGTCGACCTGCCCTCGGACCTGCCACTCGTCTATGCCGACCGCGATGCCGTCACGCAGATCGTTACCAACCTCATCGAAAACGCCCGCAAGTATTCGCCCGACAATACCGAAGTGTCGATCACCGCGCTGGCCAAGGGCAACCGCATCGAGATTGCCGTCGCTGACCAGGGCTATGGCATTCCGCCCGGCGAACAGGAGAACATCTTCAAGCGCTTCCACCGCCTGGTGGACCAAAACGACCCGCGGTTCCAGGAAGGTGTCGGACTGGGCCTGCCGCTGGTAAAGGACCTCGTTACCCGGCACGGCGGTGACATCTGGGTGGTTAGCGAAGTAGGCAAAGGCTCGACCTTCTACTTCAGCCTCCAGACCGCCCAGGAAGGCGAAGATACCAAGCCGGCGTAG
- a CDS encoding PilT/PilU family type 4a pilus ATPase, whose amino-acid sequence MMHNKDIRAEAAIDAPHPVSQGFTPHGSGWEHTTTHVRPGLTSAVFDESRDIDRFLKRMVELRGSDLHIKSGSSPKVRIDGQITDLSRELLTPQAVDAILMDVISEREREALSRQMEVDFIYQLRGIGRFRVNVYQQMNGIAIAIRHIRVDIPSLPDLNLPPILAEMVDSPRGLILVTGATGSGKSTTLAAMVETLNQSRAVNIITVEDPIEFTFKERKATIQQREIGRDTPSWSEALRRILRQDPDVIMLGEIRDGETMLTALTAANTGHLVLSTLHTMDAAQTVNRIISMVPMEMSNQVRYMLAATLVGIVSQRLLPRADGEGRIPAVEILVTTETIRKMIIDPEQTLEIRRAIFEGYGQYGMQTFDQSLLALVRAGRISLEDGLRFASSATDFRIRLRGLDGAGAMAWNEDDVVPTHRKAH is encoded by the coding sequence ATGATGCACAACAAAGACATCCGCGCGGAGGCGGCTATCGATGCGCCGCATCCGGTCTCTCAAGGCTTTACCCCGCACGGCTCCGGCTGGGAACATACCACCACCCACGTCCGGCCCGGCCTGACCTCCGCCGTCTTCGACGAATCGCGCGACATCGACCGCTTCCTGAAGCGGATGGTCGAACTGCGCGGCTCGGATTTGCACATCAAGAGCGGCTCCTCGCCCAAGGTGCGGATCGACGGCCAAATCACCGACCTCTCGCGGGAATTGCTCACCCCCCAGGCCGTCGATGCAATCCTGATGGACGTCATCAGCGAGCGCGAACGGGAAGCCCTCTCGCGTCAGATGGAGGTTGACTTTATCTATCAATTGCGCGGCATCGGGCGGTTCCGGGTCAACGTCTATCAGCAGATGAACGGGATCGCCATCGCCATCCGGCACATCCGGGTCGATATCCCGAGTCTGCCCGACCTGAACCTCCCGCCGATCCTGGCCGAAATGGTCGATTCTCCACGTGGTTTGATCCTCGTAACCGGCGCCACCGGATCAGGCAAGTCCACCACTCTGGCGGCAATGGTCGAGACCCTTAACCAGTCGCGCGCAGTCAACATCATCACCGTCGAAGACCCAATCGAGTTCACCTTCAAGGAGCGTAAGGCAACCATCCAGCAGCGCGAGATCGGTCGCGATACGCCCTCCTGGAGCGAAGCGCTGCGCCGCATCCTGCGCCAGGACCCCGATGTCATCATGCTGGGCGAGATTCGCGACGGCGAAACCATGCTGACCGCGCTAACCGCCGCCAACACCGGGCACCTCGTCCTCTCGACCCTGCATACTATGGACGCGGCACAGACCGTCAACCGCATCATTTCGATGGTGCCGATGGAGATGAGCAACCAGGTGCGCTACATGCTCGCCGCGACGCTGGTCGGGATCGTCTCACAGCGACTTCTGCCCCGCGCCGACGGTGAAGGTCGGATACCGGCCGTCGAAATCCTGGTAACGACTGAGACCATCCGCAAGATGATTATCGACCCCGAACAGACCCTCGAAATCCGCCGCGCAATCTTCGAAGGCTACGGCCAATACGGGATGCAGACCTTCGACCAGTCGCTCCTGGCGCTCGTCCGCGCCGGCCGAATCTCCCTCGAAGACGGCTTGAGATTCGCGTCCAGCGCGACGGACTTCCGCATTCGCCTGCGCGGACTCGACGGCGCCGGAGCAATGGCCTGGAACGAGGACGATGTAGTGCCGACCCACCGGAAGGCGCATTGA